Proteins encoded in a region of the Ziziphus jujuba cultivar Dongzao chromosome 3, ASM3175591v1 genome:
- the LOC107422849 gene encoding pre-mRNA-splicing factor SLU7-A, whose amino-acid sequence MPIIAKVGRASYKVVTLGWIRVHPVFQVSNLKPYYVDKEDPAHNTPARAKDKTKLPKTTKEVEEILAERTRSVHRQLVPEYLIKWKGLGEEETSWENEEDSNSRKDRRKKRELEEARKAGLAPAEVDEYGKEINPHIPQYMSSAPWYLKLEKPSLTHQKNWKSDPKDTKACYDRGAKTFQADKYRKGACENCGAITHDVKFCIERPRKKGAKLTNMHIAPDEKIEKVELDYDGKHDRWNGYDTANHSRVMDRHEAMCGARRKYLKEQRHKRLEEKNNKQNGEGEVSDEDALEVDEAKIDESKQMDFAKVEKRVRTTSGGSTGTVRNLRIREDTAKYLSNINENSAYYDPKTRSMREDPLPDADQDEKFYGGDNQYRESGQALEFKQLNIHAREAFEKGQDIHVQAAPSQAELLYKNYKDSTEKLKSQMKETIMEKYGNAACEEELPRELLLGQSERQIEYNRAGRIIKALETSLPKSKYEEDVYINNHTSIWGSWWKDHQWGYKCCKQTILNSYCTGAVGIEAAEAAIDLMNTNIDRKVACEDTPVLTEEKMLTTWGTDVPDLVLDQKKLVEALKKVNLYRLNLLLE is encoded by the exons ATGCCGATCATTGCCAAAGTAGGGAGGGCGTCGTATAAGGTGGTTACCCTAGGATGGATAAGAGTGCACCCGGTATTCCAAGTCAGCAACCTCAAGCCATACTACGTTGACAAGGAGGATCCAGCGCACAACACTCCAGCAAGAGCCAAAGACAAGACCAAGCTGCCGAAGACGACCAAGGAAGTGGAGGAGATCCTTGCAGAAAGAACCAGAAGCGTGCATCGACAGCTAGTACCAGAGTACCTCATCAAGTGGAAGGGactaggagaagaagaaaccagcTGGGAGAATGAAG AGGATTCCAATTCTAGAAAGGATCGTCGGAAGAAGCGTGAATTGGAGGAAGCGAGAAAGGCAGGGCTTGCACCGGCTGAGGTTGATGAATATGGGAAAGAGATTAATCCTCATATACCTCAATATATGTCATCTGCACCTTGGTATCTTAAATTAGAGAAACCA agTTTGACACATCAAAAGAACTGGAAATCAGATCCGAAGGACACAAAAGCATGTTATGATAGAGGGGCCAAAACATTTCAGGCTGATAAATATCGGAAGGGCGCTTGTGAAAA CTGTGGAGCTATAACACATGATGTAAAGTTCTGCATTGAGAGGCCTAGAAAGAAAGGAGCAAAATTGACTAACATGCACATTGCACCTGATGAGAAGATAGAGAAAGTTGAACTGGATTACGATGGTAAACATGATAGATGGAATGGTTATGATACGGCAAATCATTCTCGTGTCATGGATAGGCATGAGGCAATGTGTGGGGCTAGAAGGAAATACCTGAAAGAACAGCGGCACAAAAGATTAGAGGAGAAAAACAATAAGCAGAATGGGGAAGGTGAGGTCAGTGATGAGGATGCTCTTGAGGTTGATGAAGCCAAGATTGATGAAAGTAAACAGATGGATTTTGCAAAGGTTGAGAAGCGTGTTCGTACAACAAGTGGTGGAAGCACAGGTACTGTTAG AAATTTGCGTATTCGGGAGGACACAGCAAAATATCtttcaaatatcaatgaaaattcTGCTTACTATGATCCCAAAACTCGGTCAATGCGAGAGGACCCTCTTCCTGATGCTGACCAAGATGAGAAGTTTTATGGA GGAGATAACCAATATAGAGAAAGTGGGCAAGCATTGGAGTTCAAGCAACTTAATATTCATGCACGGGAGGCATTTGAGAAAGGCCAAGATATACACGTGCAAGCTGCTCCTTCTCAAGCTGAATTACTGTATAAGAACTATAAGGACAGCACGGAGAAGTTAAAATCACAAATGAAAGAAACCATAATGGAGAAATATGGAAATGCTGCATGTGAGGAAGAACTACCAAGGGAGCTTCTTTTGGGACAAAGTGAGAGACAAATTGAATATAATCGTGCTGGCAGAATTATTAAAGCATTG GAGACATCCCTTCCAAAGAGCAAATATGAAGAGGATGTCTACATCAATAACCATACAAGTATCTGGGGTTCTTGGTGGAAAGATCATCAATGGGGCTACAAGTGCTGTAAGCAAACAATATTGAACAGTTATTGCACTGGTGCAGTTGGAATTGAGGCGGCTGAAGCAGCAATTGACCTCATGAACACTAATATCGATCGTAAAGTAGCTTGTGAAG ATACACCTGTTCTAACAGAAGAGAAAATGCTTACTACTTGGGGAACTGATGTACCCGATTTGGTCCTTGACCAGAAAAAACTTGTTGAAGCTCTTAAAAAGGTGAACTTATATAGACTTAACCTGCTTCTAGAATGA
- the LOC107422857 gene encoding uncharacterized protein LOC107422857: MASSTMAFTASPTSLYNNTRRGSFPTFTRRSPPSNARTRSLLRQRSRKAAIVSAKYGDKNALQYRKLGDSDLEISEITLGTMTFGEQNTEKEAHEILSYSFENGINILDTAEAYPVPMKKETQGKTDLYIGTWLKSQPRDKVILATKVCGYAEERISFVRDNNPKVLRVDAANIRESVEKSLKRLNTDYIDLLQIHWPDRYVALFGEFYYDFSKWRPSVPFAEQLKAFQELIDEGKVRHIGVSNETSYGVMEFVHTAKVEGLPKIISIQNCYNLLARCRFEVDLAEVCHPKNCNIGLLAYSPLGGGVLTGKYIDANSEAARKGRMNLFPGYMDRYNKSVAREATIKYIELAKKYGLTPTQLALGFARDQPFNTSSIIGATSLDQLKEDIDAFITTERPLPKEVMADIDSIFNIYKDPAVL; encoded by the exons ATGGCCTCGTCGACGATGGCCTTCACTGCAAGCCCAACTTCTCTTTACAACAACACTCGCCGCGGTTCCTTTCCTACCTTCACGCGCCGGTCACCACCTTCCAATGCCCGAACTCGAAGCCTCTTGAGGCAGCGCTCACGGAAGGCCGCCATCGTCAGCGCCAAATACGGCGACAAAAACGCGTTGCAGTACCGGAAGCTCGGCGACTCCGACCTCGAAATCAGCGAAATCACTCTTGGAACC ATGACATTTGGGGAACAGAATACAGAGAAAGAAGCTCATGAAATCCTTAGCTATTCATTTGAAAATGGCATCAATATTCTAGACACTGCCGAAGCT TATCCAGTTCCAATGAAGAAGGAGACACAAGGAAAAACTGATCTTTATATTGGTACTTGGCTTAAGTCTCAACCCCGAGATAAA GTTATTTTAGCAACAAAAGTATGTGGTTATGCGGAAGAGAGGATAAGTTTTGTTCGTGACAACAATCCAAAGGTTTTGCGGGTTGATGCTGCAAATATTAGAGAAAGTGTGGAGAAAAGTCTTAAGCGTCTTAATACAGATTACATTGATTTATTGCAAATTCATTG GCCAGACCGATATGTGGCTTTGTTTGGTGAGTTTTATTATGACTTTTCAAAATGGAGGCCAAGTGTGCCATTTGCGGAGCAACTGAAGGCTTTTCAAGAACTCATTGATGAAGGAAAG GTACGCCATATTGGTGTTTCTAATGAGACTTCCTATGGTGTGATGGAGTTTGTACATACAGCCAAAGTTGAAGGACTACCAAAGATCATCAGTATCCAGAATTGTTACAATCTGCTAGCTAGATGTCGTTTTGAAG TGGATCTTGCTGAAGTTTGCCACCCAAAAAACTGCAACATTGGCTTACTAGCTTATTCTCCACTTGGCGGCGGAGTACTGACAGGAAAGTATATAGATGCCAATTCTGAAGCTGCAAGAAAAGGAAGGATGAATCTCTTTCCTGGCTACATGGATAGATATAACAAATCTGTTGCAAGG GAagcaacaataaaatatatcgaATTAGCCAAGAAGTATGGCTTAACTCCAACTCAGCTTGCTCTTGGATTTGCAAGGGACCAACCATTCAATACAAGTTCAATCATCGGTGCAACCTCTTTGGACCAACTAAAGGAAGACATTGATGCTTTCATTACAACTGAACGACCTTTGCCTAAAGAAGTAATGGCAGATATTGATAGTATCTTCAACATATACAAAGACCCAGCAGTCCTTTGA
- the LOC107422873 gene encoding uncharacterized protein LOC107422873, producing MSPWNLEQKLRPAKKAWKSFKSKLQSNIQSLKLPKTIKTTTHRLLALRFFRFFIPSKLRTLTKPSSTSRLNHYHQHLHHYDQNPQALHKGFAAIHIDELFAKEEETRKGKHVQHGDGKLVATRRKSSLYSVEDAWQAVVASSPQLLGVDERAEQFICKFREDMKLQKERSILEYQEMLARSA from the coding sequence ATGTCTCCTTGGAACCTGGAACAGAAGCTTCGTCCCGCTAAGAAAGCGTGGAAGAGCTTCAAATCCAAACTACAATCCAACATCCAAAGCCTTAAGCTCCCGaaaaccattaaaaccacaaCTCACCGCCTACTTGCCTTGCGGTTCTTCCGTTTCTTCATTCCATCCAAACTCCGCACTCTCACCAAACCTTCATCCACTTCTCGCCTCAACCATTACCACCAACACCTCCACCACTATGATCAAAACCCGCAGGCTCTACACAAGGGCTTTGCGGCCATACACATAGATGAGCTTTTCGCGAAAGAGGAGGAGACAAGAAAGGGAAAACATGTGCAACATGGTGATGGAAAACTTGTGGCAACGAGGAGAAAAAGTAGTTTGTATAGTGTTGAGGATGCATGGCAGGCAGTGGTAGCTTCCTCGCCTCAGCTTCTTGGAGTGGACGAGAGGGCAGAGCAGTTCATATGCAAGTTTAGGGAAGACATGAAGCTTCAGAAGGAAAGGTCTATCCTAGAATACCAGGAGATGTTGGCTCGGAGTGCCTAA
- the LOC107422872 gene encoding probable glutathione S-transferase encodes MAREEGEVKLIGFWVSPFVRRVEWALKLKGIDYEYIEEDVFNKSPLLLKLNPVVKKVPVLVHHQKPIAESFFILEYIDETWKHGPSLLPQDPYERARARFWAKFAEEKVLEAAHNAMCSLGEDKEKAVKLATEALEKIEEELNKGKKEKFFGGEDIGYMDIAIGWISYWLPVWEEVGSMPILDPPKFPAITEWTNNFVNHPLIKHNLPPRDKMVDYFHERAKNLTSFPN; translated from the exons ATGGCAAGGGAAGAGGGGGAGGTGAAGCTCATAGGATTTTGGGTGAGTCCATTTGTTCGCAGAGTAGAGTGGGCACTGAAACTGAAAGGTATAGATTACGAGTACATAGAAGAAGATGTATTCAACAAAAGTCCTCTCCTTCTAAAACTCAACCCTGTTGTGAAGAAAGTTCCTGTTCTTGTTCATCACCAGAAACCCATAGCTGAATCCTTCTTTATCCTTGAATACATCGACGAGACATGGAAACATGGCCCTTCGTTGCTTCCTCAAGATCCTTATGAAAGAGCACGAGCTCGGTTTTGGGCTAAATTTGCCGAAGAAAAG gtcttGGAAGCTGCACACAATGCAATGTGCTCTCTAGgagaagataaagaaaaagctGTGAAATTAGCCACAGAAGCCTTGGAAAAAATAGAGGAAGAGCTTAATAAGGGAAAGAAGGAGAAGTTCTTTGGAGGTGAAGATATTGGGTATATGGATATCGCAATCGGGTGGATATCTTACTGGTTACCCGTTTGGGAAGAAGTTGGGTCCATGCCCATTTTAGACCCACCCAAATTTCCTGCTATCACTGAGTGGACCAACAACTTTGTTAATCACCCTCTCATCAAACACAATTTGCCTCCTCGAGACAAGATGGTTGATTATTTTCATGAGCGTGCCAAAAACTTGACTTCATTTCCTAATTGA